Genomic window (Nymphaea colorata isolate Beijing-Zhang1983 chromosome 1, ASM883128v2, whole genome shotgun sequence):
TATTCTATATGAACCATAGACTCCATTCAAACATGGAAAACCAAGTCGAAAACGGGCTTATAGCACAATTTTTTGTCACACCCAGCAataaaagagatagagaagtGCAGATCATATATATGTCAATAGTCTACAAGGTAGGTAGGAATGGttatgaagaagagaaaactatTATTTGTTTGTATGGTTTTGTGGTATAAGAATAATGTCAAGCCTCTACTTTTCGTGTTCAGTTAAAGCTTTTGGAACAGCAAAGCAACTCTGAGGTTGTGTATTGATCTTAATGGGTGTTAGATTCAGGCCCAGATATTTCTTGAATCTAGATTTTACGCTTGGATGTTTTGTTGGTTTAAgtttgcaaattgcaattggTTAAATCTCGGCCGGCTAATGCCTTTGTTTACATTTCGAATCCCTTGCATTTTCTCCTTGTTTGGCCTATGTATTACCACCAGAAACAGGCCACATTTAGGGAAAGTGTCGCCTCCTAAACTAAGAATGATTTGTCTTTTCTCATAACAGAGAGAGAATTTGTCTTTTCTGATAAAAGGGAAAGCGCTAATCTAAGACTGATTTGCCTTTTTATCACaaatgagggagagagagagagatttgtctCTTCTCATaaaaaagagtgagagagagagacatttgTCCTTTTCTCATTAAGAGAGTGGGGGAGAGGGCCACCTCTACAAGGAAAGAGGGCTGACGTTTAAAGAGAATCGTTTTTGgtggaaaaaataaatggaatcGAAGATTTTGTTGAGATGTTACAGACATAACACAAACTAATGACACTTGAAGACATCCGCATAAATGAGAATGGGAGTATATACTCTCAAATATATGGACATAAATGGGAGGTCATATTCGACTGTTGCTTTTTACAAGGCAAAAGTAAAATGATGTTGAAAAATTACTGACTAGAAACGTTAGAAAAATAATGTTCAACGACCAACATATGAACAATCTGTCATGCATAACAAGATGCCTCGCACAATAAATGCTCTGAACAAAATTGGAATTACATCCTAAGAAtacttcatttctttctgcACTTATTTATATAAGTAAGGAAAGCAGGCACTGAGTTATTCTTTAGTGGTGCACATAAACGAGCCGATCGCCTTAAAACAAATGCATCTGCCTTAACCATCTGAACCATCTCTTTGGACCTCTTCTGCATTGCAAAACTGCGACACAACAGAATCAGGGTGATTGTGATAGTTATAAACATATATGTTTGTGAATTGTGGCAATGACATCCTTGCAAGACAAGGAATGGGGGTTAACAGTGCTTGGTGTTCTGGATCCTCAGACATCCGTGTATGAATTATGGAGACAAATGAGAGtaagttttttctcttttccagcTCTTATGAATCACCTCTCATTGAGACGAACAAAGATTAAAACAATCGGAAAGCTGAGGATGGACACAGCTCAAGAGGGATCTAGCAATTGGGTGTACAAAATGCACAGAAGAAATGACAAATGACAAAATTGGGAGTCACAATTTGCATATCTGACATCCACGTGGAAGTTTGCCAATGACAACCATTAACAGAATACTGCATGGAAACCAACACATAAGCAGCTGCTTGAACTAAATTCATAATTTAAAGGATTCTAGATTCAAGTCAAAACATAGCCAATAATCAATAGAAATGTCCGTTTCTTAGCTAAAATCATACCatatttttgtatattgctGCTCCAGCTGTTCTTTTAGAGCCAGTTCTCTCTCGCCTTTTGGGTTTAACGATGCCATTAGGCCATCAAGCTGAAGAAACAAGGCAGGAATTAAAACAGCTGTATAGAAAGTAGCATggggaaaaaaaggagagagagagaggacttaGCCTAAAAACAGTTTGCCAATAGCATACTTCTTCCTGGGATGAATAGAAGCCCCACTGTACATGATCATCACTTTCAACAAAtacttttccttctctcttgaAAAACCAGTATATGTTGTGGTTTCGGTCCTTCCCTAGAGAATTTGTCCTTATAACCCGCTTTTCTATCTCTTTGTTAAAGTGCTCTTGCTGTAACATCATAAAAATCAAGTCACTCAACAGCAACGAAAAGACCAACATACCCTCTTTTCATGCAACCCTACCTTCTCTTCTTTAAGCATTTTTTCTCTTGCTTCCTTCGCTTTTGTAGTCCTTTGTGCACGCAGTCTTTGACTTTCCTCAGACCTctttaactctctctctttctccaccATTATCTTTGCTTCCTGCTTCTGCCTCATATTAGCCCTTCTTGCTGCAAGAACAGCATGCCTGTTATTCCTGAAAAAACCCATAATTTGAATGGTAGCAAACCCTCTAAATTGGAAAATAACATTTAACAGATAAAACCATCAAATTGCTGTGCAAACTAGACCAATGATTATAATTAAGGATATAATGTGAAGAGTCAGGAGACATACTTATTTTCTTGTTGCGAAGCTTCAAACTTCAGAGGCTCATTGCCTTGAACCCTTAATAATGCTTCAATGGGTTTACAGCAAATCTTGGTCTTACTAGTAGTTGATCTGCCATCCAACGCAAAAGGATTTCCACGCAAGTTATCCTTCCCTTCAGGTTTTATCTGTTTTAGtttcttctcctctcttcttttttgtaattcttCTAAGTCTTCCTCACGTTTTGTGGCCACAAGAGCCTGTGTTTGCTCAATGTACTCATGCAACTGCCCCCTGACCATATCCGTTATAAGAGCATAGGATACTAATTCACCCAAAACAATTAATTTGATCCGAACATCAAGCTTATAGTAGCTTGCATCCTTTAGTTTCAATAAATGCTTTAGAATCTTAATCTGATTTTCCTTCTCAAAGAAATGACACAAATGGTCCACCCAATTTGCCGATGTAATCTGATCGCAGAAAAGATTAATCagaataaaaatgcaaaatgacCCAGTAACAGTGGTTTTCAAAAATATGGTTGCGCTAATAATTCAGATCCATAGCAATCTGAAGTGGAGAATTtgaattcacattttttttctagagTTACAGTAGACAGGATAAACTAACTGCAATTAAACCAGTAGTTATAAATGATACCTTTGGCATTTTCTGTTCATTAATCAATCCAGACCGCTTGCCATTATCTGTAAGGATTACATTTAGAATTGCTAAATGTACCTCAAAGATAAGGTCTAGGTCGCCAGTACTGTATACAATAGCATTTTCAAAGTCTTCGAGGGAAAAAGGAGATAAGTGTAAAAGCTTGTAGAAGGTAGAGCAGAAATCCCAAACCATTATAAGGTTCCCCACACATTCCATGGGCACAGAGAACTTGGTGCAGGGAATGGGACGCTCAGTGTAAGTTGGATCCCCAGCAACAGGCATAACTAACAGATCATCGATGGGgtattt
Coding sequences:
- the LOC116251343 gene encoding uncharacterized protein LOC116251343 isoform X4, which codes for MFIAFIYAYSCSIRLSKGKCLSALAYSCKVPTSYRGTLSSAAQPMVLDHDRCSLAFNRDYLKRINLYRKRIWTCKMTGKSGFTYEEALLSEDKGKEGTFQLPKELIAPALQLVQFSPMNLDNLATMIYERLRRHFSEGEEVHGQKDESVVRCRILKSSPWVLHDSLAQEHGIPTEPPEVMKSQVSSKSSQLNSQEAHSTGVLELGREFIDEIKRLHGSADGFNPLQRKETGPDLQLNNVPLVDGSCYCLKDREMNLEKIKYPIDDLLVMPVAGDPTYTERPIPCTKFSVPMECVGNLIMVWDFCSTFYKLLHLSPFSLEDFENAIVYSTGDLDLIFEVHLAILNVILTDNGKRSGLINEQKMPKITSANWVDHLCHFFEKENQIKILKHLLKLKDASYYKLDVRIKLIVLGELVSYALITDMVRGQLHEYIEQTQALVATKREEDLEELQKRREEKKLKQIKPEGKDNLRGNPFALDGRSTTSKTKICCKPIEALLRVQGNEPLKFEASQQENKNNRHAVLAARRANMRQKQEAKIMVEKERELKRSEESQRLRAQRTTKAKEAREKMLKEEKQEHFNKEIEKRVIRTNSLGKDRNHNIYWFFKREGKVFVESDDHVQWGFYSSQEELDGLMASLNPKGERELALKEQLEQQYTKICFAMQKRSKEMVQMVKADAFVLRRSARLCAPLKNNSVPAFLTYINKCRKK
- the LOC116251343 gene encoding uncharacterized protein LOC116251343 isoform X2, giving the protein MPLLGEEPWDLVVPPEDLDPNESVYKVRFTNEIFRNYKDYLKRINLYRKRIWTCKMTGKSGFTYEEALLSEDKGKEGTFQLPKELIAPALQLVQFSPMNLDNLATMIYERLRRHFSEGEEVHGQKDESVVRCRILKVIKISDANDIAYGVAWLDGKKNVTSTSIEKAENLSRKKQPFSKKLLKSLILASTTQSSPWVLHDSLAQEHGIPTEPPEVMKSQVSSKSSQLNSQEAHSTGVLELGREFIDEIKRLHGSADGFNPLQRKETGPDLQLNNVPLVDGSCYCLKDREMNLEKIKYPIDDLLVMPVAGDPTYTERPIPCTKFSVPMECVGNLIMVWDFCSTFYKLLHLSPFSLEDFENAIVYSTGDLDLIFEVHLAILNVILTDNGKRSGLINEQKMPKITSANWVDHLCHFFEKENQIKILKHLLKLKDASYYKLDVRIKLIVLGELVSYALITDMVRGQLHEYIEQTQALVATKREEDLEELQKRREEKKLKQIKPEGKDNLRGNPFALDGRSTTSKTKICCKPIEALLRVQGNEPLKFEASQQENKNNRHAVLAARRANMRQKQEAKIMVEKERELKRSEESQRLRAQRTTKAKEAREKMLKEEKQEHFNKEIEKRVIRTNSLGKDRNHNIYWFFKREGKVFVESDDHVQWGFYSSQEELDGLMASLNPKGERELALKEQLEQQYTKICFAMQKRSKEMVQMVKADAFVLRRSARLCAPLKNNSVPAFLTYINKCRKK
- the LOC116251343 gene encoding uncharacterized protein LOC116251343 isoform X1, which gives rise to MFIAFIYAYSCSIRLSKGKCLSALAYSCKVPTSYRGTLSSAAQPMVLDHDRCSLAFNRDYLKRINLYRKRIWTCKMTGKSGFTYEEALLSEDKGKEGTFQLPKELIAPALQLVQFSPMNLDNLATMIYERLRRHFSEGEEVHGQKDESVVRCRILKVIKISDANDIAYGVAWLDGKKNVTSTSIEKAENLSRKKQPFSKKLLKSLILASTTQSSPWVLHDSLAQEHGIPTEPPEVMKSQVSSKSSQLNSQEAHSTGVLELGREFIDEIKRLHGSADGFNPLQRKETGPDLQLNNVPLVDGSCYCLKDREMNLEKIKYPIDDLLVMPVAGDPTYTERPIPCTKFSVPMECVGNLIMVWDFCSTFYKLLHLSPFSLEDFENAIVYSTGDLDLIFEVHLAILNVILTDNGKRSGLINEQKMPKITSANWVDHLCHFFEKENQIKILKHLLKLKDASYYKLDVRIKLIVLGELVSYALITDMVRGQLHEYIEQTQALVATKREEDLEELQKRREEKKLKQIKPEGKDNLRGNPFALDGRSTTSKTKICCKPIEALLRVQGNEPLKFEASQQENKNNRHAVLAARRANMRQKQEAKIMVEKERELKRSEESQRLRAQRTTKAKEAREKMLKEEKQEHFNKEIEKRVIRTNSLGKDRNHNIYWFFKREGKVFVESDDHVQWGFYSSQEELDGLMASLNPKGERELALKEQLEQQYTKICFAMQKRSKEMVQMVKADAFVLRRSARLCAPLKNNSVPAFLTYINKCRKK
- the LOC116251343 gene encoding uncharacterized protein LOC116251343 isoform X3, giving the protein MFIAFIYAYSCSIRLSKGKCLSALAYSCKVPTSYRGTLSSAAQPMVLDHDRCSLAFNRDYLKRINLYRKRIWTCKMTGKSGFTYEEALLSEDKGKEGTFQLPKELIAPALQLVQFSPMNLDNLATMIYERLRRHFSEGEEVHGQKDESVVRCRILKVIKISDANDIAYGVAWLDGKKNVTSTSIEKAENLSRKKQPFSKKLLKSLILASTTQSSPWVLHDSLAQEHGIPTEPPEVMKSQVSSKSSQLNSQEAHSTGVLELGREFIDEIKRLHGSADGFNPLQRKETGPDLQLNNVPLVDGSCYCLKDREMNLEKIKYPIDDLLVMPVAGDPTYTERPIPCTKFSVPMECVGNLIMVWDFCSTFYKLLHLSPFSLEDFENAIVYSTGDLDLIFEVHLAILNVILTDNGKRSGLINEQKMPKITSANWVDHLCHFFEKENQIKILKHLLKLKDASYYKLDVRIKLIVLGELVSYALITDMVRGQLHEYIEQTQALVATKREEDLEELQKRREEKKLKQIKPEGKDNLRGNPFALDGRSTTSKTKICCKPIEALLRVQGNEPLKFEASQQENKNNRHAVLAARRANMRQKQEAKIMVEKERELKRSEESQRLRAQRTTKAKEAREKMLKEEKQEHFNKEIEKRVIRTNSLGKDRNHNIYWFFKREGKVFVESDDHVQWGFYSSQEELDGLMASLNPKGERELALKEQLEQQYTKICILLMVVIGKLPRGCQICKL